A window from Setaria italica strain Yugu1 chromosome VIII, Setaria_italica_v2.0, whole genome shotgun sequence encodes these proteins:
- the LOC101766730 gene encoding triphosphate tunel metalloenzyme 3 produces MEVEIKIRLPDAAAHRRLSSFLAPRLRRTHAQRNLFFDAAARTLAAATAALRIRLYGPDDRAPSRVMLALKRRPRIDAGVSRVEEVEEPLDPAIALACAADPARLGGVDSPIVRLVAADYGVGGDAAPFVCLGGFRNTRAVYELEDEGLVLELDETRFDFGTSYELECETAEPDQVKEVLERLLTVAGVPYEYSRSNKFACFMAGKLLP; encoded by the coding sequence ATGGAGGTCGAGATCAAGATccgcctccccgacgccgccgcccaccgccgcctctcctccttcctcgcgccccgcctccgccgcaccCACGCCCAGCGGAACCTCTtcttcgacgccgccgcgcggaccctcgccgccgccaccgccgcgctccGCATCCGCCTCTACGGCCCCGACGACCGCGCCCCCTCCCGCGTGATGCTCGCGCTCAAGCGCCGCCCGCGGATCGACGCCGGCGTCAGCCGCGTCGAGGAGGTCGAGGAGCCGCTCGACCCCGCCATCGCCCTTGCCTGCGCCGCCGACCCCGCGCGCCTCGGCGGGGTCGACTCACCGATCgtgcgcctcgtcgccgccgactACGGCGTCGGAGGGGACGCCGCGCCATTCGTCTGCCTCGGCGGCTTCCGGAACACCCGCGCCGTCTACGAGCTCGAGGACGAAGGGCTCGTGCTGGAGCTTGATGAGACGCGGTTTGACTTCGGGACCAGCTACGAGCTCGAGTGCGAGACGGCGGAGCCTGACCAGGTCAAGGAGGTGCTGGAGCGCCTGCTCACGGTCGCCGGCGTGCCGTACGAGTACTCCCGCAGCAATAAGTTCGCCTGCTTCATGGCAGGGAAGCTGCTTCCTTGA